The following are encoded in a window of Staphylococcus piscifermentans genomic DNA:
- a CDS encoding ABC transporter ATP-binding protein has protein sequence MINYIKNKFALSDQGAKNYIISVIFELLNNICNMLPMVLFIYFLYELDMFINDSNYNAIRWQTYLISAAIIIILMYIFNYLSYSSNFINTYKESENTRMNIAEKLYKLPVSYFSRKSAAETSNILLNDIGDLEMFLSHALPKITGLLPIIVLFLIGLSTLNLTITLLCSLVIPLSYIVFLVSKKHEIHAYQSYLNTLTYQSEQYQEQIEMIKETRLLNQKEKALDKIKKLLKSQEKMHMKTEIPGVISQGLVNILLTSGIGIVIITTSYYYAMHKISFVLLVIFLISFSRLYSLIIQIYELSAISRYVKVRINRINELLNEPEIKGTEKPDNKDTTFTIQNLTFAYNENTILKNLNFVVEENKITAIVGASGSGKTTLLRVLAKLYEYNSGTIYFGKYKLENLSPSAFYEKISVVFQDVTLFNTTIMENIRIGNQGASDEEVIQAAEMARCNEFIQQLPEGYQTKIGENGSRLSGGERQRLSIARAFLKNAPILILDEISASLDSLNEYEVQKALTKLVKDKTVIVVAHRLKTIENADKIIVLDKGEIIEEGTKNELLKINEGVFAKMYNFENTI, from the coding sequence ATGATTAATTATATTAAAAATAAATTTGCCCTGTCAGATCAAGGCGCAAAGAATTATATTATATCAGTTATTTTTGAACTGTTGAATAATATTTGTAATATGCTTCCAATGGTTTTGTTTATCTATTTTTTATACGAGTTAGATATGTTTATAAACGACTCGAATTATAATGCTATTCGATGGCAGACTTACTTAATTTCAGCTGCAATCATCATTATTTTGATGTACATTTTTAATTATTTGAGTTATTCTAGCAACTTTATTAATACCTATAAAGAAAGTGAAAATACACGAATGAATATTGCTGAAAAACTCTACAAGTTGCCAGTTTCTTATTTTTCTAGAAAATCTGCTGCTGAAACGAGCAATATTTTATTAAATGATATTGGCGATTTAGAAATGTTTTTATCTCATGCTTTACCTAAAATAACAGGGTTACTACCGATTATTGTACTTTTTTTAATTGGTTTATCAACATTAAATCTTACTATAACTCTTCTGTGTTCCTTAGTTATTCCACTCTCATATATTGTATTTCTAGTTTCTAAAAAACACGAGATTCATGCTTATCAAAGTTATTTAAATACGTTGACTTATCAAAGTGAGCAATATCAAGAACAGATTGAAATGATAAAGGAAACACGTCTATTAAATCAAAAAGAAAAAGCTTTAGATAAAATTAAAAAGTTATTAAAATCACAAGAAAAAATGCATATGAAGACTGAGATTCCCGGCGTTATATCACAAGGATTAGTTAATATTTTATTAACTTCAGGAATAGGTATTGTAATTATTACAACTTCTTATTACTATGCAATGCATAAAATTTCTTTTGTATTATTGGTTATTTTCTTAATTTCCTTTAGCAGGTTGTATTCGTTGATAATACAAATCTACGAATTATCAGCTATATCTCGTTATGTTAAAGTAAGAATCAATAGAATTAATGAATTATTAAATGAACCTGAAATAAAAGGAACTGAGAAGCCTGATAATAAAGATACAACTTTCACTATACAAAACTTAACCTTTGCATATAACGAGAATACAATTTTAAAAAATCTCAACTTTGTAGTCGAAGAGAATAAAATTACTGCTATTGTGGGAGCTTCAGGTTCAGGTAAAACAACTTTGCTCCGCGTATTAGCAAAGCTTTATGAATATAATAGTGGAACAATTTATTTTGGAAAATATAAACTTGAAAATTTATCACCGTCTGCGTTCTATGAGAAGATATCAGTCGTTTTTCAAGATGTAACACTCTTTAATACAACAATTATGGAAAATATTAGAATAGGTAATCAAGGTGCTTCTGACGAAGAAGTGATTCAAGCAGCTGAAATGGCAAGATGTAATGAGTTTATTCAACAACTACCAGAAGGCTACCAAACGAAAATAGGAGAAAATGGTTCAAGATTATCAGGAGGAGAACGTCAAAGATTATCGATTGCACGTGCTTTTCTGAAAAATGCACCAATCTTAATTTTAGATGAAATAAGTGCCTCTTTAGATTCATTAAATGAGTATGAGGTCCAGAAAGCTCTTACAAAGTTAGTGAAAGATAAAACAGTTATAGTAGTTGCTCATAGACTTAAGACTATTGAAAATGCTGATAAAATTATAGTATTAGATAAAGGGGAAATTATTGAAGAGGGTACCAAAAATGAATTATTAAAAATAAATGAGGGTGTATTCGCTAAAATGTATAATTTTGAAAATACAATTTAG
- a CDS encoding type I toxin-antitoxin system Fst family toxin, with product MQIIVVHIIAPVISGCVVAYFTYWLSSKRNK from the coding sequence ATGCAAATAATAGTTGTACACATCATTGCGCCAGTCATCAGTGGCTGTGTAGTTGCATACTTTACTTATTGGCTTAGTAGTAAACGTAATAAATAG